From the genome of Streptomyces spinoverrucosus:
ACCGCGCTCGCGGCGGGGATGCTGTGGTTCTTCCGCGACCCCGAGCGTGAGATCGCCCAGGGCCGGGTCATCTCGCCGGCCGACGGTGTGGTGCAGAGCATCATGCCGTGGAAGGACGGACGCACCCGCGTCGCGATCTTCATGAGCCCGCTCAACGTCCACGTCAACCGCGCTCCGCTGGCCGGCACCGTGACGTCGGTCGAGCACGTCCCCGGCGGCTTCGTTCCCGCTTTCAACAAGGAGAGCGAGAACAACGAGCGGGTCGTGTGGCACTTCGACACCGAGCTCGGTGACATCGAGATGATCCAGATCGCCGGCGCCGTGGCCCGCCGTATCATCCCCTACATCCCGCAGGGCACCAAGGTCGAGCAGGGCGAGCGGATCGGTCTGATCCGCTTCGGCTCGCGTGTCGACCTGTACCTGCCGGAGGGCGTCGAGGTCGCGGTGGAGGTCGGCCAGAAGACCGTGGCTGGGGTGACTCGCATTGACCGTGACTGATCCCGGGACGCAGTCGGGCTGGGTCCCGGAGGCGGCGACGGAGGACGAAGAGGAGGAGATGCCCCTCTCTCTGCGCCTGTCGATAGCGGACACCCTCACTCTGGGCAACGCCACCTGCGGCTTCATGGCGGTGTACTTCACCACCACCGGCATCCTGATCCCGCACCTCACCGGCAGCCAGGAGACCGGCATGGCCCGCCACAGCGCGGCCACGGCGGTCATCCTCATGCTCTGCGCCGCCGTCTTCGACCTGTTCGACGGCCTGGTCGCGCGCAAGCTGCGCTCCTCCCCCATGGGCGCCGAGCTGGACAACCTCTCGGACCTGATCAGTTTCGGCCTGGCCCCCGCGTACTTCGTCCTGGTCTACGGCATGGTCGCCGACGACGCACACCAGCGGGTGGCGGCGGTCGGCGCGATCGTCGTGCTGCTGGCGGTGGTGCTGAGACTCGCCCGCTTCTCCTGCGTGACGCCGACGAACGGCATGTTCCAGGGCATGCCGAGCCCCTTCGGCGCGCTGACGGTCGTCGCGATCGTGCTGCTGGAGCTGCCCTTCGCGGCGACGCTGCTGGCGATCCTGGGCACCGCGTGGCTGATGGTGAGCCGCGTCGAGTACCCCAAGCCGCGGGGCCGCCTGGCCGGCGCGATGCTCACCTGGATCGTGCTCAGCATGGGTCTGCTGGTGGCGTGGGCCTTCGGTGCCCCGAGCGGCCAGCTGCTGCTGCAGACGGGGTGCGCGCTGCAGCTGGTCATGGGCGCGGTGATCCCGCTGTTCGCCACGGCCCGCCGGGTGAACAACTTCCGCGACAACCGGCGCGAGGCGCGGGCGGCGCAGTTGCCGTAGCGCTGCGCCGGCTTGGGCCCCGGACCTGGTGGGTTCGGGGCCCTTCGCTTTTGTGTGCACGGCGTTGGTCCCGGCCAACGCCGGACGGGCTGGATGACGCTGACGTCAGGCCAGGTAGTCCCGGGCGATGCGCTCCGCGACACGCTCCAGGATCGGACCCGCCTCCGCGATGCACTTCGCCACGTCCGGCTCGACCTCCGTCAAGGGGTACGCCCGCCGGATCCCCGCCCGTCCCAACGCCTCGGGCCTCAGCGCGAGCCGCCCGCACACCGCGACGACCTCCTTGCCCGCCGCCCGCGCCGCCGCGGCGACACCCGCCGGAGCCTTGCCGTGCAGGGTCTGCTCGTCCAACGAGCCCTCACCGGTGATCACCAGGCCTGCCCGCTCCAGCGCGGGCGCGAAGCCCAGCACGTCGAGCATGACCTCGATGCCGGGCCGGAAGCGGGCGCCGAGCAGCATGGCGCCGTAGCCGATACCACCCGCCGCACCGGCCCCGGGCGCCCCGGCGTACTCCCCCGCCCTGGGCCCCACGGCCTCCTCCAGCACCTTCGCGAAGTGCCCCAGCGCCGCGTCCAGTGTCGCCACGTCGTCCGGCGAGGCCCCCTTCTGCGGCCCGTACACCGCGGGAGCGCCCTTCGGTCCGGTCAGCGGATTGTCGACATCGCTGGCCAGTACCAGCTCGACGGAGGAAAGCCGCGC
Proteins encoded in this window:
- a CDS encoding phosphatidylserine decarboxylase, which gives rise to MPHSQTSAPRDSLVGVRLARGASPWLLPTVATAALSLARARRSGAAKAVAVPATALAAGMLWFFRDPEREIAQGRVISPADGVVQSIMPWKDGRTRVAIFMSPLNVHVNRAPLAGTVTSVEHVPGGFVPAFNKESENNERVVWHFDTELGDIEMIQIAGAVARRIIPYIPQGTKVEQGERIGLIRFGSRVDLYLPEGVEVAVEVGQKTVAGVTRIDRD
- a CDS encoding glycerate kinase encodes the protein MADAVDGARGVLIAADKFKGSLTAVQVAERVTAGLRRVVPDLAVEALPVADGGDGTVDAAVAAGFERREVRVAGPLGHEVTAAFALRGDTAVVEMAEASGLQRLPAGVFAPLTASTYGSGELLRAALDAGARTIVFGVGGSATTDGGAGMLSALGARFLTADGEPVPPGGGGLGELASADLSGLDARLSSVELVLASDVDNPLTGPKGAPAVYGPQKGASPDDVATLDAALGHFAKVLEEAVGPRAGEYAGAPGAGAAGGIGYGAMLLGARFRPGIEVMLDVLGFAPALERAGLVITGEGSLDEQTLHGKAPAGVAAAARAAGKEVVAVCGRLALRPEALGRAGIRRAYPLTEVEPDVAKCIAEAGPILERVAERIARDYLA
- the pssA gene encoding CDP-diacylglycerol--serine O-phosphatidyltransferase, with translation MPLSLRLSIADTLTLGNATCGFMAVYFTTTGILIPHLTGSQETGMARHSAATAVILMLCAAVFDLFDGLVARKLRSSPMGAELDNLSDLISFGLAPAYFVLVYGMVADDAHQRVAAVGAIVVLLAVVLRLARFSCVTPTNGMFQGMPSPFGALTVVAIVLLELPFAATLLAILGTAWLMVSRVEYPKPRGRLAGAMLTWIVLSMGLLVAWAFGAPSGQLLLQTGCALQLVMGAVIPLFATARRVNNFRDNRREARAAQLP